DNA from Delphinus delphis chromosome 8, mDelDel1.2, whole genome shotgun sequence:
GGGTCCGAAAGCAAATCAGAGGCTGCATCAGGACCAGAACTCAGTTCTCTTGATACCCAGCTCACGTCTTCTCATGACACCTGAACCATGTGATTCTACTATGAAGGGGACactcccttcttttctcttccaggtgggaggaaaaggaagaatcaCAGTTCAGGGAACTCCTTCCTAGAATGTAGTAAGAGAAGATCACCGGCTCAGCCATTGGGCTGGAACAGATGGGGGAAGTCGTCCCTCTTCTGGGAGCTCAGGGATGGAAGAAGGATGGCAAGCAGGGCGGCTGTGCCGAATGGTGGGGACCGAGCCTGCACAGCAAGGCTGTTTCTCCAGGAGGCTGCTTAAGCCCAGAAAGAGATAGGGGTGGGGTGGTGCCTCACCTGGTGGTACCCTGTACAGGTGACGAGCTTCTGTGACTCAGGGAGGAACTGTATGTCCTGGTCCCAGATGGGAACCCGCAGGTCGAGCCAATCATTCCGTACCTGGTAGGGTGGGTAGATGGGGGACAGGGCTGTGGAGGGCTCAGTgtgccccttcctcctgccttctaCCATTGTCCCCTAAAGCCCAGCTGGTCTCTGACATAGTGGCCTCAGACTCCCTGGACCTCGGaaccagcccctccctgccccccatcacctccccaccccccatcactCACGTTCTTGGCCCTGAACACAGGCTCCTCAGAGCCCTGCAGGTCCCACACCTTCAGAGCATTCTCCTTCCCACCTGTGGCAACCATGTGGGGGCGCGCTGGGTCTTGGCGCATCCTACACACCCCAGGGCCCACTCTCAGTTCCAAGAGCTGAAAAGAATGGAAGATGAGAGGGGAGATGAGAGTCGGTTCCAGATCtttaccctcctccctcccccaaagccTTCATCTGGCTCCTACCCTGGGCCCCACCTCCCCCAACCATCAGGATCAGGCCAGGGGAGCCTCACAGGGTCAGAGGATGCTTCCTTGTCATTGTCATGCCAGACTCGAAGAATCCCAGAATCCACACATGTGATGAGGGTGCTGCCGGCAAAGGGAGGATAGACTCAGGGTTAAAAAAAGGAGCAGGGTTGTTCTCTGGCCCCAGTCGACCCACGCCCAAATTCATATGAACTAGACTCCCTCCTACCAGccctgttccttttttaaaaaatatttatttatttggttgccccgggtcttagttgcagcaggcaggctccttagttgcagttcgcaggctccttagttgaggcatgtgaacTGCCAGTTGAGGCATGCACGTGGggtctagctccccgaccagggattgaaccctggcctcCTGCACACAGGCCTGAACGTCCTGTGAGCATCAAgtcctatccactgtgccaccagggaggtcccatacCAGTCCTGCTCTTAAGGAAGCCTCTAGGTTACTCGGGTCTGGGCAGGGCTTGATGGCTCTTACTTAATTTCCTCAACAAGGTAAGGGTTTACCAGTCTCATAAGTGAGGAAGCTGAAGCTCTGAGAAATTAAAAGATTTGCCACTCAGCTATAAATGTCAGCACCAGAGCTGGAAATCAAGTCTGATACTCCAAAACAGACAGCCTTTGCTATTCCACAGCTACGTCTGGGGCACCTGGCCCTGCTAGTCTTTCTGAACCTTGAGTCAGTCACCAGAGGTCAGGATCAGTAGCTCTGAAAGGATTGAAATGGGACTGTTCTGGATTTAGTGTTCGGCCAAAACCAAACACCAGCTTCTTCTCTCAAGTTCCCTGTTCGGGGTTCCAATCTCTCCCTCAAAGTATGCGTCCCATGAAGCCCAAGCAAGTCTCTCCCCAGTATCGGTACAGTTCAAGCTTATACTCTTTCTCATATCTGCCCACCCTTCCCAACTCGGTTCAGGCTCTAGGCTTGCCTGGGCTGTGGCAAGTCTCCCAACTGCTTTCTCTCCAATCCATCCTCCACATTCCTGCAAGCTCATAGCTCTGACTGCAGCATTTCCTGCTCAAAAACCAGTAACTCCCCACCACCTACAGAAGTGCAGATCTCTCGGCCTGGCACTTAAAGCCCTTTACCTTTAGTCCCAACCTACCTTGCCTATCTCATATTAAAATGCTTCCTcacaaataataggaaaaaaaataaaaaggaaaaacgtTGCCTCAGCTTCAACCTTCAAATGCTATTTATCGTTCTTGTGATGTACCCTGTAGCCTAACACCAATCCTTGGCCTCTGCTCAGGCAGGAGCTTCTTTCTAGAATGCCCTTATTCCTTTCTCCACATTTCAAAATTCTACCCATGCTTCAAGGGCCAGTTCCAACTTCTCACCCCCACAAAGCCTTCTCCACCTCACCTGTCAGAATTAACATCACCAAACCTACACAGTCTGCTCACAGCCTCTCTCTTCATCTTCGGAAGGAAGCTAGGCCTGCAACCTAGCACTTTCCTATCTTTTACTTTGGGAGCTTCACGACCTTGTTGGTGGTTGTTAGCCCCCACTGAAAAACACTCGAAACTATTAAATGACGGGCTCAGGGTCATCCAAAAGATTATGGAGCCAAAAGAAAAACCCTGGAGGCTGCAAACTGTATGAAGGCAGGTACTGTGTCTGGTTGACCTGAATCCCTTGCATTTCGCCCAATGCCTATATACAACCCAGTAGGTGTTCAGTTAATGTCTGTTATAGGAATGAATGAACTTCGGCAGGACAAAGGCCCCTGTCACGCAGACCCGGCCCGTGTCACCTCAAGGTTGATCGCCATTATTCGGCCGTCCTACGGGAACCTCAAAGCTCTCCCTACGACCTGAGCGTTTCAGCAAGGGGCTCGGTCTTACCCGTCGACTTGGGCGAGGCCTCGGAATATGCCCTCCCCTCCGGAGCAGTGCCTCTGACCCTGGAACCTGCCCTCCTCGGTGCTGAAGTGCTTCACTGTCCCATCCGCACAGCCCACCAGGATCTGCGAGCAGAGGAGGGCAGAATGGCGAGAAGAGGGAGGCGGCCGTGCCCCAGGCCCCTCGCTCCGCCTGCCAGCGGCTGCGCACCTGAGTCTCGCCGCCCGCGCCCCAACACAGGGCGCTCACCGCCTCCTCGCGCCGCGGCTGTCCCGACGGCGTGAAGTTGGTCGCTTGTTTGCGCTGAAGATTCACGCCTGTGGAACACGGACGTTAGTCGCGCCAATGTCCCCAAACGGCGACCCCCGCCCCTGgttcccgcccccgccccccacctttCAGGATGCCGGTGTCGGTGCCGACCCACACATGATTCCAGCGTGCTGCCGCAGCAGCCATAGCTGAGTCCCGGAACCTACGGCTCGCACTTCCGGCGCAGCAGCTGCGTCACCAGCGCGCGCGGAGTCCGACCCAGTGGAATGCGGTTTCCGGGAGTTAAACCGcaacagttaaaaaaacaaaaaaatccctttgCGCGCCAGTTGCTTTCGCTTTTACATCTCCAGAAACCTGGAGATGTTTCTTGTGGAGATCTGAACAGTAACTTGACCATTTTACACTTCGAGTGAAGCGTATCCTAACTGAACCGCGATGCCGGGTCTAGGCATCCGTAGTCCGTTTCCCTACCCCAAAGCATCATGTAATATTTCCTGTACCAGACAAGGTAAGAGACCATTTCAGAAATGATTGAAACGCTAGTGAAGCGGAGGGCTTCAACTTCGAGTATGAAAAGACAAAAAGGGGACTTCTGTGGTGGCACAGTAATCAAACaaccgcctgtcaatgcagggacacaggtttgaaccctaCGCCGGGAAAATTCCTACcggctatggagcaactaagctcgtgtgccgcaactattgagtctgcgctctagagtccgcgtgccaccactactgaagtcCGCCGcctgaagcccgtgctcagcaacaaaagaAACCTGCGCAATGCGAAGGccccgcaccacaacgaagagtagttgCCGCTCGCAGCAACGGATaaaaacctgcgtgcagcaatgaaaacccaaagcagcgtaaaagaaaaataattaaagaaggagaaaacaacacGAATAGTGTTTGGGAAAACGAAGAGACACTcttacgtatacgtatatccttTTGGAAAAGTAAGGTAGGGCATTGCTCTCCCTCACGTTGAGGTTTGGTGATCGTAAAAATCAACTCACAGTGAAAAAACTGCAGAATTAACACTTCTCCTCAGAATAAAATGCAACTTACAAAATAACAACGACTCCCTTTCTGGAGTGACGTACGGAGAAGTGTTGTTTCCTGAAATCAAAGCCTTTCAGAAATTTTGCTGTTTTAAACTACGTCTGTAAGAATAAAGCACCCCACTGTGGCCCGGCGGATTTGACTCCTGCAGAGAGAAGCAATCTTTATTTTCGACTCCGGTAGAGAACTGGCGGTAGGAGTGCGGAGAGTAACACTTCACCCTTGCTCTTGGCTTTGCATTACCGAGAAAAGAACACTCTCAATCTAGTTCAATCCAGACCAAAAGTCGGTGCTCGGATTCCTCCATTTTGTACGGAACTTACTGGAGTACTTACTGTTCTTTCTGATGGCTTTTTAAATACTTCCTTTATTTTTGATTGCGTTGCATCTCCACTCCTGCACGCGGACGGCGAGCGAGAATTATTCTTTGTTGTGAAGGTGGTGTGCGGCCTTCTCATCGCCGTAGTTGCTCTTGCTATGGAGTACGAACTACAGGCGACGCGATTCAACAGTTGCGGCGTTGAAACGAAATCTTTGTGGGGAGATCTGCGCGGATTAAGACTCAAACCCGCGTCAGCGGCGGTAGATTTATACTACTGCAATGACGGAAGCACCGAAAACAGTTTAAAGAATAATCGCAGTTGTCTCATGATGGTGGGACTACACGGGTTTCCTGCGATACACTTCATGGCAGGCGAAACAGAATCTCTCGTGAACACTTATGagttctcagaagaaaaaaaaaacaagcagctCAGAATTCTTCTAACTATGCACATTTTGTAGGTTTTCTCGTATTTTTCGGAGAACTTAGAGTTTTTGCCGAAGGGACTTCAAACAGTATCAGCGATTTCATGTTTTGCACAGCAGCTAACAGACATACGGAAAATAGCGCATGACCCAAGCTTAAATGAAGCGTATGTGTTATTTAATACAGAACTATACGAATCATAAACTTCCACTTGCAAATAGATCCCATAACAACTAgataaaacaagtaaatgaagaaacTTTAACCTTCATGATAAAGTTTTCCTGTATTCTAAACAGCAAAATACTTGaataattatattcttttttttgacaACCAAAAGTTTCCCCCGAAGGGGAGTGCACCGTTCCTGGAAGTACTGCAATACCAGGTCGATGCGTGGAGTGGACGGAGCAAGCTCCTATTCCATCTCCTAATTCCAAAAATCCATTTAATATATTGTCCTCGGATAGAGGACGTATCAGATATTAAACTGATAAGAACAGATactacacttgatcttagccaaaaggccgagaagcGATACTGGTAAGTTTCACTGCCGGCCAGCGTTACTCTTGCTATAGCTTTTACGGTTGTGGTGACTTTTATGGCTTAATCATTAGACTTTTCTTAATGTGTGATCTTGCTTAAAACcaattcttcattatttttgcttCATAATGATAACTAAATTTTTGGAAATAGACCTTAAATAAGGTTTTTACTGCTTCGCCTTCCTGCTCAAGCGCTGTGTGTTTTGCATAAACCCGCCCCTCTGCTCTTTCACTTTCTGGGGATTGGTCCACATAACTAGACGTGATATCAATGGCCGCGTCGTACCTTTGCTCAGAGACTGTGGCGTCCGTCTCCAGCCTTAAGGCTTTTAGGCGCTCCCTGGGGGCGGCAGGGCGGTGGTGTTCGTTAGTCTGTGGAAGAAGATGCAGGGCGGGGCCCTTCTCCCGGACATTTACTTGGAAAGGCCGCGGTTCCCGAGCACAGACTTCGGAGTTCAAAGAACCGAGTTGGAATCCATGCTTGCCAGTTCCTGATTTGGTGACTCGAGGCATGTTGCTTAGGCTCCCGTCTTCTCCTCTTTTAAATGGAGGAATTAATAACCTGCATTTAAGCGGTGGTTGTGAGAACTGAGGACACGCTGCTCTCGGCCCAGAGGTGACAGTGGAAGTTGGCTTATAGCCTGTGTTCCTCTCTCATCCTGGGGCTCCCGGCTCCCTtctgcccctcctgcctcctcgGCTTGTaacatccacccccaccccacttacATCTTGCCCTTTGTACCATCCATCACCCGTCGGCCCCACAGCGGAGAAAAGATGGCCTGAGAAAGACATTTCGGAGCCGCCTGACTCATAAACCCAGGAACCTGCGGTGGGAGTAGGGGTGAGGCAATGTAGGTCAAATCTAAAAGAAGCGGTACTTTAGAGGCTCACAGCATAGCCCAGCTGTATGAAAGGGATTAATGTCAGACTCTGGCTGAGAACGGGACTTGAAGTCCTGTTTGCTTGGACACTGTGTTAATCTGAACGCGGAACGTTCTGTTCGAAACCCCCTTAACTGAGCTCTACAGCTGTTTATGTGTCAAAGTGACCGGCCTGGCTGAGATCCTTCAGGCAAGAGTGGGATGTTCTATTCtcactgatatgatttcaactagCAAAGTCTGATAATCTATGATTTTAGAGAATATGGTTTCTTACAATGTGTCCCTGTGAATAAACAGAAGCAGTTTCTACAAGCTCCCAAAATAAATCCAGAATCTCCAGGGAGGGGCCAAATTAAGGAGATGTGGTGGGCAGAATAATGCCCCTACATGCCCATATCCTAATTCGTAGAATCTCTCATTATGTTACCTTACGTGGCAGGCAAAGtgtactttgcagatatgattaaattaagCGTTTTGAGAAGGagagatcattctggattatctggTGGGCTCCATGTACGTAATCACAAAGATcacagagggagacaggagacTCAGTGTCAGAGTGATGATCTGATGAGCCgtcactggctttgaagatggaagggagtCATCAGTCAAGGAATggaggtggcctctagaagctagaaaaggcaggAGCCTCTAGAAAGAAATGCAGCTCTGTTaacacaccttgattttagcccattgAGACCCatttaggacttctgacctccaaaactgtaagataatatatttttttgttttaagccaccaagcaataaaaaacaaaacaaaacaaacaaacaactaatacagaagcaaaagcaaaagcaaaattcagtttctttcaatTCTAACCTTCTCTAAACTCTGCAAGACCCAACCTGGGGCAGGCCACAGCCCCCTGGTGGAGCAGGCTTCAGTCTGTCCAGGCAGGCTGCAGCCAAGCATCCTGAGTGCACAGATCTCTTGGCGGGCTTTTCCCTGTCGGGTCTCAGCTGTCAGGTCCTCCTGTGAAGCAAAGGCAAGTGGGGAGAGCTCTGTCACTCTCTTCTACTGTGACCCCCGCCTCTTGCTGCGTGGGTACAGGAGGCTGATAGTGAGGACTCCACAGGAACTTGGAGATCTATTTATTCACTGGGAGgccatttgtccatttgtttatgCTTTTTGAGCAGATACCCTACAATGATGAGCAAAATCAGACATGGACCTTGCCTTCATGATGTTTAAGGTTTACTGGGGAAAAGTGAGAGAAGGCTCCTGTGATCCTCCAGGCAAGAGATGAAACTGGCTtagggggtggggttggggtggctgtggtggcagagatggagagaagtggaagAAGTCACAAAGAGTCACTGGCTTTGATAACAAGCAAAGCAAGGCCAAGGGAATATTCTTTCCATGTGGGTGCATTTAAATTTTGTaagttaatgttttattttcatgaaaatggtATAAATTGTCAAGTAGTGTTCAAAGGTTTATAACAACAACTCTTCCCAATTTACAACCcccttttaactctttttttttttggccgcatctaCAGTGGAAGcttgtagtcttaaccactggaccgccagggcagtcccccatatttgtaaattaattgaacaattttagacttttttttggtGCTCTTGAGAGGAAGATGTTATAAACTTAAAAACCAACATAATATGAAGCAGGTTGAAGAAATGCTTGGTCAGTCTGAAGaggtgtttaatttttattgtatcacCCAACCCTTCTGAGAATCTGTTGAAGCTTTTCCCAAATAAATGCATAGTTGCCTTATACAATTTTGCATACAATTTCCGAGGAGATTCTTAGAGCCCCCTAAAGCCTGTTCACTAACCTACAAGTTAACAACCACAGCCCCGAAAAGATAGGAGGACCTGTCTGAAGGCATCCAAACACCTAAAAAGAGGCCACATCAACTGGAGGAACAGGATCTGGAGGTCCTGGAAGGCCCTGTAGGCAGGCCCACAGAGAGATAGCCTCGGCTCCCGGACTTAAAGACTGGCTCCTCTGGGCCTGCATCCCCGTGTGGCAACTCTGGGTTGGAGTCGGGCCAGAAAAGAGGGCCCAGCTGACCTCTTGATCACCAACCCTGCCCTCTTTGCTGATTAGTATTAGCTCCCTGGCTCCTAGGAATTCAAAATGTCTGCTCCTATTTACACTCTCTGCTGAAATGATCTTATCCGGTGCCCTGGCTTTCCCTCCCATCCGTCACCTGGTGATGACTGATTCCCAGCCTGACTAGTCTATGGTTTCATGCACGATTCCAggtgctttatatgtattaacaaCATTAATTGAATAAGTAGtactataatcttccctcttttacagatggagaaactgaggcacagcatgTTAggtgatgtaatttttttttaaagatttttttgacgtggacttccctggtggcgcagtggttaagaatccgcctgccaatgcaggggacacaggttcgagccccggtctgggaagatcccacatgccgcggagcaactaagcccatgagccacaactactgagcctgagctctagagcccgagacacaactactgaagcccgcgtgcctagagcccgtgctccagaacgagaagccactgcatgaggagcccacgcaccacaatgaagagtagccccgctcgccgcaactagagaaggcccacacgcagcaattaaaacccaacgcagccaaaaataaataaattttaaaaagaaagatttttgacgtggaccatttttcatttttttattttttatttttttcggtacgcgggcctctcactgttgtggcctctcccgttgcggagcacaggctccggacacgcaggctcagcggccatggctcacgggcccagccgctccgcggcatgtgggatcttcccggaccggggtacgaacccgtgtcccctgcatcagcaggcggactctcaaccactgcgccaccatgggaagcccatgtggaccatttttttaagtctttattgaatttgttacaatattgcttgttttatgttttggttttttggccgcgaggcatgtgagATTAtagctccccaaccaaggatcaagcttttttttttggctgcgttgggtcttcgtttcggcgcacgggctttctctagttgcggcgagcaggggctacttttcgttgccgTTGccgtgctcgggcttctcattgtggtggcttctcttgttgcagagcacgggctctaggctcacgggcttacttgctccgtggcatcccggaccaggacttgaacccgtgtcccctgcattggcaggattcttaaaaccactgcgccaccagggaagcccgattcctATTCTTTCCGGCGTTTATCTCAGGGTGCCTGAAaactcagcactattgacattttgtttGGGGAGTTGGGGAGCTGTGCTATTAattgtagggtgtttagcagcatccttggcctctacccactaggtaGTAGTAGAGCCTACCCACCACCCCCCACAAAACACTGTGACAACCagaagtgtctccagacattttcTAATGTTCCccagggggcaaaatcacccctggttgagaaccactctgCTATTTCAAATAACCTTGTTTGTTGGCTCTCATtctgcctcctcctcttcctctagaATGTAACCAAACATCAGTCAGCAAAAGCAAGAGCAGGGCCTTGGCTCTCCCAGCAAATACACTGCTAGGTTTGGGATGGAGCAACACGTTGGCACTGCTGACACTTACTGAAGTGGGGAGACTGGAGAGGAACAACATGGAATCAAGGTCTGAATGTCTGACTGGTTATCAGTTCAGGAGCAGGTTGCAGAAGTCCAGGCTAGAAATATCATAGACTGAGTCATCACTGTATGGAAGGACTATGAGGGTCCCCTTCATTTTGGAGCTCTCCCCCATTTCTCCAGATTGTCCCAGACTCATTTCTTTCATCTCTTAAGTAGCCGGGCCTTAATTTGAATTCCTATTTGCCACATGGTGAAAACATTGCTTGAGGAAGGCTTCATTATCTACCAAACACCTCTCATGGTGCCCGCTTCCCTCGGGTTTACAGGTCAGCACTGCAGGCTCTCTTACTGCTTGCAGTGCCTCATTCTGGGTCTGTCCTCTGCTGTTCCTCCCACCTTTAAATACAGGTGCTTCCCCAGGCTTCCTCGGTGTGCCTTCTCTTACTTGGACCAACCCTTTCATTCTTGTGGCTATAATTACTATGTTGACCATTCTTATTACTGTATGGCTACGACTGAATTAgcaaaaatgcattttctttcagTTAAATTGCCTTTTACTTTACTACACTTCTGacacaaaacatattttattgagaaaagtCTAATATAAAGTTTTAGGGCACAGCTAAAGGTTAAAGGGTCACCCAAACCCAGCAAACATTCATATAGAACTCCTCAGCTAagtacagagagaaggaaaaactcCTTAAAGGTGTAAGGAGGCTCCCTGAATGGTTCCCTGGGTTAGACAATTCAGCATCAGGCAAACTGCCAAGCTTAAACAGGGTAAAGCCAGTAACAATCTTTCTGGGATTATTTCCTTCTGTCCAGCTAGACCCACTCAAACACAGGAATCAGtgaaggtttaaaaaaacaaaaagttttatttaGAAAGGCTAAAATGATTGTATGCTAATTTGAACAGGTAGGTTGtataagaaaattccatttttgaTATCCTTTGAGAGTTGGACTcctgtagagaaaaataaaaaaagttgagTTTTCTTACCATATGGAAAAGTATATACCACATGGGTTTAGAAGGGCTATCCTTTAAACCAGCTAACATTAAAAGGACTGCTTCCAGATACTTTTCTATTTATCATGGTTAGTCTATTAAATATGTAACGTTAAGTACATGAATAGATACTTACCATTATGtgtgctttgttctttcttcagacctgaaggaaaaaaaaaacacaaccgaTTTTCAACCAGTAATTTATTCCCTCCTTTGCCTTGTTTAGAAATTCTTATGATCCCTCAGACAGTTCCTTCTGGAACAAGctttcctcttctcccccagCCAGCCCCAGTGGGTTCACCTTTACAGGCTCTGGGACTAGGACAGGAAGTAAGACATGTGAATATTTCTTCACTGGGAAATTTTAACTTGACCCACCTTGTGCTTACATTTACTCACCTCTTAACTTCAGACTGGAGTTGAACAGAAATATGGCTTACTCCTTTCCCCTGCGAAAGAACGATTGGGAACTAAGTCTCTAAACCACCCCGAGACAAAAGGCACATCTATGTAGGTCTCAACAGACATTTTGATAGAAACCACCACCTAGTCCACAAAGCTTCCTATTGGCTATAAAGCCCACCCAACTTCCCACTATTGTCACCTTTCACTCCAAGGCAAACTCACAGCTCAGAAAATACCTTTCAGTCATAGTGATCAGACTGGGGCGGTACTGAACTCATCACTGGTGAGTGGAAATCTGTCACAGGTGGTTCACAAATGGCCAAAGACAAACTTTGGATTAAACAAGTAATGTCTGCACAGCTATCCAAAGTGCCACAAAAAACCCTGGCAAATTCTATATAGTAGCCACAGATGACAGATTTACCTCAATTCATTCTCAGGCTCCAGACAAGGAGTTGgacctaaaacaaaaacaagactgaATCAGTAAGCTTAATTCCTGCATTAAAAGTTGTTCCCACCTAAGCTATGGTTCCTAGAAAATCAGATTTCCGAGTCTCAACAGCAAATCGTCAGCCGAACGAGATTCCAGGTAAGTCATCATACAGACATGCCGAAAAAGGCATTTTTTCCTACTCAATACGCTGTGTGCACCAACGCATATGAAAAACACTCACCTTTGAGCAAACAAGCAGGTAACTGGCAATGGTACCTAGGGAAGGATGAAGCTGTGAGTGATACAAGTTCCTTACAGACAGTATCCCACTGCTGTCTTCTCCAGTTTCTCAGATGTTCAGGTCTTCTCATTATTTAAGTCATAGTGAGCTAGTCTGATTCATCATAGAAACTGCTTACTTGGTGATATATGCCATACAGACATTAATCAACTAACCTTTCAACGCGGGAGGCTTTCCAGGAGTAATACAGGAACAAGGAACAAGCTGCTCCTGAATGAGAACGTCATGTAATTAGCAACATAGCCAGAATTATTCTAGCTAGGGTTAATGGATAAACCAAGAAAAGCTAAACAAGTGATATCCGCAGGCATTTGCTGCACC
Protein-coding regions in this window:
- the WDR74 gene encoding WD repeat-containing protein 74 isoform X1, which encodes MAAAAARWNHVWVGTDTGILKGVNLQRKQATNFTPSGQPRREEAVSALCWGAGGETQILVGCADGTVKHFSTEEGRFQGQRHCSGGEGIFRGLAQVDGTLITCVDSGILRVWHDNDKEASSDPLLELRVGPGVCRMRQDPARPHMVATGGKENALKVWDLQGSEEPVFRAKNVRNDWLDLRVPIWDQDIQFLPESQKLVTCTGYHQVRVYDPASPQRRPVLEATYGEYPLTAMTLTPGGNSVIVGNTHGQLAEIDLRQGRLLVCLKGLAGSVRGLQCHPSKPLLASCGLDRVLRVHRIRNPRGLDHKVYLKSQLNCLLLSGRDNWEDEPHEPQEPNKVPSEDTETDELWASLEAAAKRKLPRLEQSQGALQTRQRKKKRPGSTSS